In Nicotiana tabacum cultivar K326 chromosome 11, ASM71507v2, whole genome shotgun sequence, a single window of DNA contains:
- the LOC142166307 gene encoding mitogen-activated protein kinase kinase kinase YODA-like isoform X1: protein MPSWWGKSSSKEAKKKVTKESFIDTLHRKFKSSSEAKSPSKSGGSRRHSSDIAFEKGSQSQAQSRSSSPSKHALRCQSFAESALAQPLPLPGLPPASVVRTDSGLSQSARPRTEKGSKPSLFLPLSKPACIRHRLDPADADGELVFASVSSECSIESDDPSDSRQRSPLASDFETGNRAALGSPYSLPVKDQSAVGQISTKDATEPVNLSPSRRVSSRSPKRRPLNSHLPSIQIPSRGGLFSAPVSSISSPSRSPMRAAGCEQITSSTLWAGKTYPDLPLLGSGHCSSPGSGQNSGHNSMGGDMAAQLFWQPSRGSPEYSPIPSPRMTSPGPSSRIHSGAVTPIHPRAGGGASELQTSWPDDAKSESHPLPRPPITISNTSPFSHSNSVATSPSVPRSPGRADNLSSPGSRWKKGKLLGRGTFGHVYVGFNSDSGEMCAMKEVTLFSDDSKSKESAKQLAQEVALLSRLRHPNIVQYYGSEMVPDKLYIYLEYVSGGSIYKLLQEYGPFGETAIRSYTQQILSGLAYLHAKSTVHRDIKGANILVDPNGRIKLADFGMAKHITGQSCPLSFKGSPYWMAPEVIKNSSGCNLAVDIWSLGCTVLEMATSKPPWSQYEGVAAMFKIGNSKELPAIPEHLSDEGKDFVRKCLQREPRSRPTAAELLEHPFVKDAAPLEKPNIFPASFNPPCAAANGVKPLGIGSARNYPTLESEKLVIHSSRASKSNFHCRDIHIPKNISCPVSPIGSPLLHPRSPQNLNGRMSPSPISSPLNTSGSSTPISGGNGAIPFRHMNQSVYMQEARTVPSSPYMNGPSYWDPDALRATPLGSRAFQELASFEDDAPGKQFGRPATGELCNAQSALANRVSQQLLRDHVKLIYSVDLNPCSPLSSRTGGT, encoded by the exons ATGCCTTCATGGTGGGGAAAGTCATCTTCAAAGGAAGCAAAGAAGAAAGTGACCAAAGAAAGTTTTATTGATACATTGCATCGCAAGTTTAAAAGTTCAAGTGAAGCTAAGTCTCCAAGTAAATCAGGAGGATCTCGAAGACATAGCAGTGACATTGCttttgagaagggttctcagtCCCAAGCACAGTCAAGGTCGTCATCACCTTCCAAGCATGCCTTGAGATGTCAAAGCTTTGCTGAAAGTGCTCTAGCCCAGCCACTTCCACTTCCAGGTCTGCCACCAGCAAGCGTAGTCCGAACAGACTCTGGACTCAGTCAATCAGCAAGACCCAGAACAGAGAAGGGCTCAAAGCCATCCCTGTTTCTGCCTCTCTCAAAGCCTGCATGCATCAGGCACAGACTTGACCCTGCAGATGCCGATGGAGAGCTTGTTTTTGCATCAGTTTCAAGTGAGTGCTCTATTGAAAGTGATGATCCGAGTGATTCACGTCAGCGTAGTCCACTAGCATCTGATTTTGAAACTGGCAACCGGGCTGCCTTGGGTAGCCCTTACAG tttgcctGTTAAGGATCAGTCTGCTGTTGGACAAATAAGCACAAAAGACGCAACTGAACCAGTTAATCTTTCTCCCAGTAGACGTGTCTCCTCTCGATCTCCTAAGAGACGACCACTAAATAGCCACTTGCCCAGTATACAGATCCCTTCTCGTGGTGGCCTCTTCAGTGCTCCTGTTAGTTCCATTTCAAGTCCTTCTAGAAGTCCAATGAGAGCTGCTGGCTGCGAGCAAATTACTAGTTCTACTTTGTGGGCAGGAAAGACTTATCCGGATCTTCCTTTACTTGGATCTGGCCATTGTTCAAGCCCAGGGTCTGGTCAGAATTCTGGACATAATTCCATGGGAGGAGATATGGCAGCGCAACTGTTTTGGCAGCCTAGTAGAGGGAGCCCAGAATACTCTCCAATTCCTAGTCCCAGGATGACAAGTCCTGGACCTAGCTCGAGAATTCACAGTGGCGCTGTCACACCAATTCATCCTAGGGCTGGAGGTGGAGCATCTGAACTGCAGACTAGTTGGCCTGATGATGCAAAATCAGAAAGTCATCCTTTGCCCCGTCCTCCTATAACAATTTCCAACACTTCACCCTTTTCTCATTCCAATTCAGTTGCAACATCTCCCTCAGTGCCACGAAGCCCTGGCAGAGCAGATAATCTTTCTAGCCCTGGATCTCGCTGGAAAAAGGGGAAGTTGCTTGGTAGAGGCACATTTGGACACGTTTATGTTGGTTTTAATAG TGATAGTGGAGAAATGTGTGCAATGAAGGAGGTGACCCTATTTTCGGATGACTCAAAGTCAAAGGAAAGTGCAAAGCAGTTGGCACAG GAGGTTGCGTTGTTGAGCCGATTAAGACATCCAAATATTGTTCAGTATTATGGGTCAGAGATG GTTCCTGATAAACTTTATATCTACTTGGAATATGTCTCTGGTGGGTCCATTTATAAGCTTTTACAAGAATATGGTCCATTTGGAGAAACAGCAATCCGTAGTTACACTCAGCAAATTCTATCGGGGCTTgcatatttacatgctaaaagcACTGTGCATAG AGATATTAAAGGGGCAAATATTCTTGTTGATCCAAATGGGCGCATAAAGTTGGCGGACTTTGGAATGGCGAAGCAT ATCACAGGGCAATCCTGTCCATTATCATTCAAAGGAAGTCCTTACTGGATGGCCCCTGAG GTAATAAAGAACTCCAGTGGCTGCAACCTTGCTGTTGATATATGGAGTCTTGGATGCACTGTCTTAGAAATGGCTACATCAAAGCCTCCTTGGAGCCAGTATGAAGGA GTTGCTGCCATGTTTAAGATTGGGAACAGTAAAGAACTCCCAGCAATCCCGGAACACCTTTCAGACGAGGGAAAAGATTTTGTGAGGAAGTGTTTACAGCGTGAGCCACGAAGTCGTCCTACTGCTGCTGAGCTATTGGAGCATCCTTTTGTTAAAGATGCTGCCCCTCTGGAAAAGCCAAATATATTTCCTGCATCTTTCAATCCTCCTTGTGCAGCTGCAAATGGGGTAAAACCTCTG GGCATTGGATCTGCAAGAAATTATCCTACGTTGGAATCAGAAAAGCTTGTGATCCACTCATCTAGAGCATCAAAATCTAATTTTCACTGCAG GGACATCCACATTCCGAAAAACATATCTTGCCCTGTCTCCCCAATTGGTAGCCCTCTTTTACATCCAAGGTCACCTCAAAACCTAAACGGGAGGATGTCTCCCTCGCCTATATCAAGCCCTCTCAACACATCTGGCTCATCAACACCAATCTCTGGAGGTAATGGTGCTATCCCATTTCGTCACATGAATCAGTCAGTTTACATGCAAGAGGCCAGAACAGTTCCAAGTAGTCCCTATATGAACGGTCCTTCTTACTGGGATCCTGATGCTTTACGAGCGACGCCATTAGGATCTCGTGCTTTCCAAGAATTGGCATCCTTCGAGGATGATGCTCCGGGAAAGCAGTTTGGGAGGCCTGCCACTGGAGAACTTTGCAATGCGCAATCAGCCTTGGCCAATCGGGTGTCCCAGCAACTTTTGAGGGATCATGTGAAATTGATTTATTCTGTAGATCTCAATCCTTGCTCTCCCTTGTCAAGTCGCACGGGTGGAACATGA
- the LOC142166307 gene encoding mitogen-activated protein kinase kinase kinase YODA-like isoform X2, with protein MPSWWGKSSSKEAKKKVTKESFIDTLHRKFKSSSEAKSPSKSGGSRRHSSDIAFEKGSQSQAQSRSSSPSKHALRCQSFAESALAQPLPLPGLPPASVVRTDSGLSQSARPRTEKGSKPSLFLPLSKPACIRHRLDPADADGELVFASVSSECSIESDDPSDSRQRSPLASDFETGNRAALGSPYSLPVKDQSAVGQISTKDATEPVNLSPSRRVSSRSPKRRPLNSHLPSIQIPSRGGLFSAPVSSISSPSRSPMRAAGCEQITSSTLWAGKTYPDLPLLGSGHCSSPGSGQNSGHNSMGGDMAAQLFWQPSRGSPEYSPIPSPRMTSPGPSSRIHSGAVTPIHPRAGGGASELQTSWPDDAKSESHPLPRPPITISNTSPFSHSNSVATSPSVPRSPGRADNLSSPGSRWKKGKLLGRGTFGHVYVGFNSDSGEMCAMKEVTLFSDDSKSKESAKQLAQEVALLSRLRHPNIVQYYGSEMVPDKLYIYLEYVSGGSIYKLLQEYGPFGETAIRSYTQQILSGLAYLHAKSTVHRDIKGANILVDPNGRIKLADFGMAKHITGQSCPLSFKGSPYWMAPEVIKNSSGCNLAVDIWSLGCTVLEMATSKPPWSQYEGVAAMFKIGNSKELPAIPEHLSDEGKDFVRKCLQREPRSRPTAAELLEHPFVKDAAPLEKPNIFPASFNPPCAAANGGIGSARNYPTLESEKLVIHSSRASKSNFHCRDIHIPKNISCPVSPIGSPLLHPRSPQNLNGRMSPSPISSPLNTSGSSTPISGGNGAIPFRHMNQSVYMQEARTVPSSPYMNGPSYWDPDALRATPLGSRAFQELASFEDDAPGKQFGRPATGELCNAQSALANRVSQQLLRDHVKLIYSVDLNPCSPLSSRTGGT; from the exons ATGCCTTCATGGTGGGGAAAGTCATCTTCAAAGGAAGCAAAGAAGAAAGTGACCAAAGAAAGTTTTATTGATACATTGCATCGCAAGTTTAAAAGTTCAAGTGAAGCTAAGTCTCCAAGTAAATCAGGAGGATCTCGAAGACATAGCAGTGACATTGCttttgagaagggttctcagtCCCAAGCACAGTCAAGGTCGTCATCACCTTCCAAGCATGCCTTGAGATGTCAAAGCTTTGCTGAAAGTGCTCTAGCCCAGCCACTTCCACTTCCAGGTCTGCCACCAGCAAGCGTAGTCCGAACAGACTCTGGACTCAGTCAATCAGCAAGACCCAGAACAGAGAAGGGCTCAAAGCCATCCCTGTTTCTGCCTCTCTCAAAGCCTGCATGCATCAGGCACAGACTTGACCCTGCAGATGCCGATGGAGAGCTTGTTTTTGCATCAGTTTCAAGTGAGTGCTCTATTGAAAGTGATGATCCGAGTGATTCACGTCAGCGTAGTCCACTAGCATCTGATTTTGAAACTGGCAACCGGGCTGCCTTGGGTAGCCCTTACAG tttgcctGTTAAGGATCAGTCTGCTGTTGGACAAATAAGCACAAAAGACGCAACTGAACCAGTTAATCTTTCTCCCAGTAGACGTGTCTCCTCTCGATCTCCTAAGAGACGACCACTAAATAGCCACTTGCCCAGTATACAGATCCCTTCTCGTGGTGGCCTCTTCAGTGCTCCTGTTAGTTCCATTTCAAGTCCTTCTAGAAGTCCAATGAGAGCTGCTGGCTGCGAGCAAATTACTAGTTCTACTTTGTGGGCAGGAAAGACTTATCCGGATCTTCCTTTACTTGGATCTGGCCATTGTTCAAGCCCAGGGTCTGGTCAGAATTCTGGACATAATTCCATGGGAGGAGATATGGCAGCGCAACTGTTTTGGCAGCCTAGTAGAGGGAGCCCAGAATACTCTCCAATTCCTAGTCCCAGGATGACAAGTCCTGGACCTAGCTCGAGAATTCACAGTGGCGCTGTCACACCAATTCATCCTAGGGCTGGAGGTGGAGCATCTGAACTGCAGACTAGTTGGCCTGATGATGCAAAATCAGAAAGTCATCCTTTGCCCCGTCCTCCTATAACAATTTCCAACACTTCACCCTTTTCTCATTCCAATTCAGTTGCAACATCTCCCTCAGTGCCACGAAGCCCTGGCAGAGCAGATAATCTTTCTAGCCCTGGATCTCGCTGGAAAAAGGGGAAGTTGCTTGGTAGAGGCACATTTGGACACGTTTATGTTGGTTTTAATAG TGATAGTGGAGAAATGTGTGCAATGAAGGAGGTGACCCTATTTTCGGATGACTCAAAGTCAAAGGAAAGTGCAAAGCAGTTGGCACAG GAGGTTGCGTTGTTGAGCCGATTAAGACATCCAAATATTGTTCAGTATTATGGGTCAGAGATG GTTCCTGATAAACTTTATATCTACTTGGAATATGTCTCTGGTGGGTCCATTTATAAGCTTTTACAAGAATATGGTCCATTTGGAGAAACAGCAATCCGTAGTTACACTCAGCAAATTCTATCGGGGCTTgcatatttacatgctaaaagcACTGTGCATAG AGATATTAAAGGGGCAAATATTCTTGTTGATCCAAATGGGCGCATAAAGTTGGCGGACTTTGGAATGGCGAAGCAT ATCACAGGGCAATCCTGTCCATTATCATTCAAAGGAAGTCCTTACTGGATGGCCCCTGAG GTAATAAAGAACTCCAGTGGCTGCAACCTTGCTGTTGATATATGGAGTCTTGGATGCACTGTCTTAGAAATGGCTACATCAAAGCCTCCTTGGAGCCAGTATGAAGGA GTTGCTGCCATGTTTAAGATTGGGAACAGTAAAGAACTCCCAGCAATCCCGGAACACCTTTCAGACGAGGGAAAAGATTTTGTGAGGAAGTGTTTACAGCGTGAGCCACGAAGTCGTCCTACTGCTGCTGAGCTATTGGAGCATCCTTTTGTTAAAGATGCTGCCCCTCTGGAAAAGCCAAATATATTTCCTGCATCTTTCAATCCTCCTTGTGCAGCTGCAAATGGG GGCATTGGATCTGCAAGAAATTATCCTACGTTGGAATCAGAAAAGCTTGTGATCCACTCATCTAGAGCATCAAAATCTAATTTTCACTGCAG GGACATCCACATTCCGAAAAACATATCTTGCCCTGTCTCCCCAATTGGTAGCCCTCTTTTACATCCAAGGTCACCTCAAAACCTAAACGGGAGGATGTCTCCCTCGCCTATATCAAGCCCTCTCAACACATCTGGCTCATCAACACCAATCTCTGGAGGTAATGGTGCTATCCCATTTCGTCACATGAATCAGTCAGTTTACATGCAAGAGGCCAGAACAGTTCCAAGTAGTCCCTATATGAACGGTCCTTCTTACTGGGATCCTGATGCTTTACGAGCGACGCCATTAGGATCTCGTGCTTTCCAAGAATTGGCATCCTTCGAGGATGATGCTCCGGGAAAGCAGTTTGGGAGGCCTGCCACTGGAGAACTTTGCAATGCGCAATCAGCCTTGGCCAATCGGGTGTCCCAGCAACTTTTGAGGGATCATGTGAAATTGATTTATTCTGTAGATCTCAATCCTTGCTCTCCCTTGTCAAGTCGCACGGGTGGAACATGA